Part of the Cryptosporangium arvum DSM 44712 genome, GTGACCACGACTGCGGCGGCGCCACGGTCGAGGCCGCGGAGGACACCGCGGACGAGTCGGGCGACGGCATCTCCAAGGAAGACGGACCGTTCGCGATCGCCGGCAGCCAGCACAAGTTCGTGATCGACTGGACGACGAGCGGCCACACCGGCGTGAACGTGCCGGTCACCGCGTCGGGCCCGTACGCGTCGTCGTTCACCGGCGAGCACGCGAACACGTACGTGCACGAGGTGCTCGCGAAGATCCTCACCAAGTGACGCCGGGCGGGGCACGCCTTCCGAGGGCCGTGCCCCGCTCCGGTCATCTCGCCGGACCGGGCGCGATCTGCTCGCCATCCCAGCGGACGTTCACCTTCGTCGCGCCGTCGTCGAACTCCAACCGGATGGTCCGGCCATCGAGCGCGAGGCCGGTGAGGTCCTTCGTGTCGCTCGGCTCACTCGTCTGCAGCCCGGGACCGGCAACCGTCAGGTCCGGCAGGTCACCGGTGAGGACCACGAGCCACGCCCGGCTGGTGCCACCGCCCTCTCCGACGCAGCCGAGCTCGGCGACGTAATCGGGGCGGTCGTCACCGGTGACGTCTCCGCGCACCGGCCTCGGGGCGTCGCCGATCCAGTAGCTGAACACCGTGTCCAAGCGGTCGACGAACGCACTGGCTTCCTTGAACGACACGGTCGGACCGCCGCAGCTGTCCTCCGGCAGCGCGGAGAAGTCGATCGTGACGTCGTCGAGCGGGCCGGCGGGTGTCTTGGTGGGCGTCGGCGGGGGCGAGGCACTGCTGGAAGACGGTGCCACCGCGGGCACCAGCCGGTGTTCGGGCTCGCCCCCGCGGAACAGACCCGCACCCAGCGCGACGAGCAGCACGAGCCCGCACGCGATCGCCGCCCGCCGCCGGCGCCGACGCCTCGTGACGATGGCGCGCACCGCCGCCCCGTCCCCGGTCGGGTAGGTCGGCACCGCGCGATACCGGTAGGCCGCGAACTCCGCCGTCATGCGGGTGTCGCTGTCGTCGATGCTCACTGACTCGCTCCTTCCCGCTGGTCGAGTGCCGTGGCCAGACGCGTCCGGCCGCGGTGCAACCACGACTTGACCGTCCCGACCGGCACCCCTTCCCGAGCCGCGATCTCGTCGACGCCGAGGTCGGCGAGGTAGTGCAGAACGACGACGCGGCGATGGGCGTCGGGCAGCGTGGCCAGCGCGCTGACCAGGTCCACCCGGCCGGGATCGGGGGGTGGCACCACCTCGGTCCGGTACCGCAACCGGTGCGTCAGCGCGGTACGCAGCCGACGCCAGCGGCTGATCGCCAGCCGGTGCGCCACCATGTGCACCCACCCGGCCGGGTTGTCGTAGCTCGACACCTGTGACCAGCGATTCCAGGCACGGCAGAAGGCCTCTTGGGCGATGTCCTCGGCCTCGGCCCGGTCACCGAGGTACAGCGCGATCTGCGCGGCGACGATCGCGTAGTGCCTGGTGTAGAACTCGTCGAACTGCTGCTCGGCGGATGCCATACCTCGTGCACGCGTGGCCCGGCGGCCAGGTTGCACCCCGGTGAAAGTTGATCAGCGGCGCGCGAGCGCGTACCGGAACCGATTGTGGAAACGGTAACCACCGGATTCGGTGCGGAACGGCCGCGCCGCTTCGACCACCAGCGGGGCCGAATCCGGGTCCTCCCCGAACAGGATCGCGGCGACCAGCGCGTTCTCGTCCGGCACCTCGAACGGCACGTCGATCAAGCCGGATTCGACGACGTCCGCACCGACGTCGGCGAGCAGCTCGGCCAGCCCGTCCGGCAGCCGCAGCTCACCGTCGATACCGGGCTCGTCGTTGAGCGCGGCGTCGATGGCGTCGAGTTCGTTGCCGGAGCGTTCGGCCCAGTTGGCCACGGCGACCCATCCTCCGGGCGCGGCGACCCGCAGCAACTCGGCCGCGGCGGCGTCCGGGTCGTCGGCGAACTGCAGCGCGTTGATCGCCGTCACCACGTCGAACTCGCCGTCCGGCCACGGCAGCGACTCCGCGTCGGCGAGCCGCACGTCGGCCTCCGGCGCGGCCCGGCGGGCCAGGTGCACCATCCCGTCGGCGGGGTCCACACCGGCCACTCGCACGCCGCGCCCGGCGAGCTCGGTCAAAAACTCACCACTGCCGCATCCGACGTCGAGCACGCGCGAGCCCGGGCCGACGGCAGTGGCACGCACGAACAGCTCCCGTACCGGGGCCGCGAACGACCCCCACCACCGCGCCCATTCCTCGGCAACAGGCGACCAGTCTTCCCCCACCCTTCAGACCTTATCTCCGAAGGCGTAACGGGTTCTCAGGTGTCAGAGCGTAACCACGACACCGATCATCGGCGGGCGCCGCATGCGCACCAGGCGTGCGAACGCGTTGCCGATGCGGGACATCAGGTAACGGTCAGCGAGCAGCTTCCGCGCCCGCGCCGTGCCGGTGTCGTCGAGCAGGCGCGCGGTGCCGGACGCCGTGGGCGCGCCCGGCGCGATCTTGCCCCGCACGTCGCACGCCACGACCTCGACCTGCGGGTTGTTGCGGATCCGCTTGACCTTCCACGACTCCGCCTCGGTGACGATCCACAGTTCACCGTCGTGCGGCACCTGCCAGACCGGGGTCGCCACCGGGGTGCCGTCTTTGCGGTAGGTCGTCAGGCTGATGTGTTTGCTACGCGCGATCTCTTCCGCGGCGGTCATTCCACCAGGGTACGGCCAGTCAGCGCAGCCACCACTGCGGACTCGTCAGCACGATCGGCAACTGCCGGTCGGCCCCGCCACGCCGGTGGCGACCCCGGTAGTGCTGCCGGGCGGCCGCGCGTTTCGCCGCGATCGATCGTCGGGTCACGCCGCCACCCCCGGCACGTCTTCGAGCTGGAACCACACCGGGAGGCCACGGTCGCGTGCGATCGCGACGTCCTGGTCGGCGCCGGTGGAGGCACCGGGGAGACGCAGGACGGCATCGCAGTGCTGCAGGAGGCGCTGCGCGGTCGGGTACATGATCTGCTCGGCGACCGGGTCCAGCGGCCCGGAGCCACCGGCACCGTGCAGAACCGGCAGCGCGACCCACTCGCCGATCATCGGCACGTGACCGGCACGGAAGATCGGCCACGCGGCCTCTTCGAGTTTCCGCAGGTTGGAGGCCATCAGTTCGGGATCGTCACCGGTGCCCGACCGATACGGGCCGGCGATCAGAATGAGGAGTGGCTTGCTCGTCGTCATGAACGTTAAGCTACAGGCAAAAACGTGCAGAAACAAGAAGGAGTCTGAATGCTCGCCGCGCAACGCCAGGAGCTCCTGCTCCGGCGGCTGGAGTCCGAGGGGCGGATCGTCGCCAAAGACATCGCCGCTGAGCTGCAGATATCGGAGGACAGCATTCGACGGGACCTTCGCGAGCTGGCCGCCGCCGGGCTGTGTCAACGCGTCTACGGCGGCGCACTGCCGGTCTCCCCGGCCATTGCCGACCTACAAACACGCACAAACGTGCAACCGGACAGCAAACTTCGGGTAGCCACCCGCGCTGCCCGCCTCATCACGCCGGGCACCACCGCGATCCTCGACGGCGGCACGACCGCGCTGGCCGTCGCCCGGTCCCTGCCGCCGGACCTGCGGGCCACGATCGTCACGCACAGCCCCACGGTCGCGTCCGCGCTCGTCGACCACCCGACCGTCGAGATCCACGTCATCGGCGGACGCATCTTCAAGCACTCCGCGGTCGCTTGCGGAGCCGCCGCTGTCGAGGCCGCAGCGGGCATCAACGCGGACGTGTTCCTGATGGGCGTCACCGGGGTGCACGCCACCGCCGGGCTGACCACCGGCGACGCCGACGAGGCCGCGATGAAGCGCGCGCTGTCCCGGCGTGCGGCCGACACCTACGTGCTGGCCAGCGCCGAGAAGATCGGAGCCGCGTCCCGCTTCGCCGTGCTGGGGCCGGGCGACGTGGCGGGCATCATCACCGACGTGGCCCCGGACCATCCGACCCTGCGCGACCTCACCGCCGCCGGCATCAACGTCCTCACTGCTTAGGAGCGCGACTCGTGGAAGACCCGGCACGACTCGGTACCAGCGTCCTGTCTGACGGCCGCCGACTCGCGTGGAGCGAATGGGGGCCGGCCGATGGACGCCCGGTGCTCCTGTTTCCCGGCGCGGCGACGAGCCGGTGGCTCGGGTTGGCCGCCGGTGTTCCGGATGCGCTGCGCGCCCGCGTGATCTCGATCGATCGGCCCGGTCTCGGCGCCTCCGATCCCGCCCCCGGTCGTTCGCTGCTCGACTGGGCCGACGACGTCGCAGAGCTCGGCCTCGACCGCCCGGTGGCGATCGCGTACTCCCAGGGCGCGCCGTTCGGGCTGGCCTGCGCTCACCGCGGTGTGATCTCGGCGCTCGCGGTGGTCTCCGGTACCGACGAGCTAGCGGCGCCCGCGGTCTGCGATCGCCTGCGGCCCGACGTCCGAACGTTGGTGCGGTTGCCGGAGGCGGAGGCCCGGGAGGCCTTCGCGGTCGTGGCGGACCCCGACACCATGATCGAGATGGTGCTCTCGATGAGCTCCGACGCCGATCGAGAGATCTACACCGAACCGTCGTTCACGGCGGCCTACCGGCGAGCGCTGACCGAAGCGTTCGCGCAGGGCACGGACGGGTACGTGACCGACACGCTGCTGTCGACGACCCGGTGGCCGTTCGACCCCGCGGAGATCCGCGTGCCGGTGACGCTCTGGTACGGCGCCCGCGACACCAGCCCGGTGCATTCGCCGGACTTCGGCGCTTCGCTCGCGCGGCGAATCCCCGGCGCGACCCACCACATGCTGCCCGACGAGGGCGGAGCGCTGCTGTGGACCCGCGGCTGCGACATCGTGGGAAGTCTCTAGCCGAGTTCGCGCTCCAGGAAAGCACGTTCGGCGGCGTTGTCGGTGAGCGTGAGAGCACGGGCGTACTCCTCGCGGGCTTCGGCGTCGCGGCCGCAGCGGCGTAGGAAGTCGGCCTTCGTCGCCGGGAGGTACTGGTACCGCGCGAGTTCGCCGCTCGCCTCGATCGGCTCCAGCGCGGCGAGCCCGGCCGCGGGCCCTGACACCATCGCCACCGCGACCGCCCGGTTCAACGCCACGACCGGCGTCGGCCAGGTTCGCAGCAGCGCGTCGTAGAGCGTCAGGATCTGGGGCCAGTCGGTCTCGGCGTAGGTCGGCGCCTGGGCGTGCAGCGCCGCGATCGCGGCCTGCAGCGTGAACCGGCCGGGTGGGCCCGCCCGGAGCGCGGAGAGGACCAGGCGATCGGCCTCCGCGATGAGCGCGCGATCCCAGGCCGACCGGTCCTGGTCGGCCAGGCGGAGCAGCCGTCCCGCCGCGTCCGTGCGGGTGCTCTCCCGGCTCTTGTGGACGACGAGCAACGCGACGAGCCCGGTGGCTTCGGCCTCGCCCGGCAGCAGCGCGTGCAGCATCCGAGCCAGGTCGAGCGCGCACTCGGCCACGTCGGTCCGCACGAGCGTGTCGCCGGACGGCGCGGTGTGGCCGGTGGTGCCGAGCAGGTGGACGGCGGTCAGCACGTCGTCGAGCCGGGCCGGGAGTTCGTGCTGCTCCGGCACCCGGTACGGGATCCGTGCGGCCGCGATCTTCTTCTTGGCCCGCGTGATTCGCGCGGCCATCGTCGGCTCCGGGACCAGGAACGCCGACGCGACGTCCGCGGTGCTGACCCCGCACACCAGGCGCAGCGTCAGCGCGATCCGTGCCTCGGGCGCCAGCGCGGGATGGCAGCAGGTGAAGACCAGGCGGAGCCGGTCGTCGGACACGATTTCCCCCTCCCGCTCGATCAGCAGGGGCAGCTTCGAACGCAGCGTCTGCTCACGCGCGAGGGCGTTGAGCGCCTTGTTCCGGGCCGCGGTGGTGAGCCAGGCCCCGGGGCGGTCCGGCACGCCGTCACGCTCCCACGCGACCAACGCGGAGACGTACGCGTCCTGGACGCACTCCTCGGCGAGATCGAGATCGCGCGTGACGCGCACCGTCGCGGCGAGCACCCTGGCCCACTCGCGGCGGTGCGCGTCAGCAACGGCGTGCTCGGCTCTCAGTCGAGCACCTGGAAGTCGACCAACGGACGCACTTCGACGCCGCCGGTGACGATCGGCGTGAGCTTCGCCAGCTCCAGCGCGTGGTCGAGGTCTCGGGCCTCGAGGACGTAGACGCCGGCCAGCGCTTCCTTCGTCTCGACGAACGGCCCGTCGGTGAGCAGGCCGCCACGGATGACCGTGGCCGTCGACGAATCCTGGAAACCCAGGCCGGCGACGACCCGGCCGCCCTGGTCGGCGATGCGATCGGGGAGCGTCAGGTGCCCGTTCATCACCTCCGGGGGTAGCTCCTCCGGGGGCACGGCCTCGTAGATGAAGACCGCGTACTGGGGTTTGCTGCTCATGCGGACACCGCCTCGGTGGTGGCCAGGCTGTCGAGCCAGGCGTGCCAGTCGTCGCTCTCGTCAAAAGTGTGGACCGAGACACCGACGGAACCGTCCCAGGCGTCGCGACCGAACACCCGGATGATGACGTCGTCGGCGTGCAGCCCGAGAAAGTGCGTGCTCTCGTAGTAGACCGCACCGCGATCACGCACGCGGGCGCACACCTCGGCGAACGAGCCGGGGACGTCGATCTCCCGGCAGCGGGCCGGCCGTCCGGCGAACCAACGCAGGTAGGCCTCCAGGCTGCGGAGGTAGAACTCGGTGTGCGCCGAGCCCTGGTCGTAGACGACGTCGTCGGCGAGGTCCGGGCTGGTGTGCGTGAAGTGCAGGTGAGTGCTGGTTCCGGCGGCCTCCAGCCGAATTTCGAGCTCGTTGAACCAGCCGTTCTCGTTCTCGGCCCGCGTGCGGAAGTGCCGGCCGGGCAGCCACGCGGTGACGAACCCACCGCCCGGGGTGAGCCCGCGCTCGGTGCCGCCGAGGCGCGGCTCGTAGTCGACCTGCCACTGCCAGGCGGCGGTGTGGCGGGTGATCGCCTCCCAGGTCGTGGTGGCGTCGGCCGGGAGCGTGCCGTCCCAGCGATAGGTCTCGGGCATCTGTCGATCTCCGTTTCGTTCGAACCGTTCCGTCAATGACGACCGACGACGAGGACGAAAATCGACAGCATGAGTTATCCACCTCCGCTGTACGACGGAGAACACGGGGAACTGACCGCGACCTACCGGCGGCCCGACGCGAAGCCGGAGCTGACCTACCCGAACGGCAACACCGTGCACTACCTGGCCACTTCTGAATCGACCGGCGGGCTGTTCGGGCTCTACCGGTGGGACATGGGGCCGGAGCCGAGCGGTCCCGGGCCCCATTTCCACCGATCGATCGCCGAGTCGTTCTACATCCTGTCGGGCCGCGTCCGGATCTACGACGGCACGCGGTGGATCGAAACGTCACCGGGCGACTGGGTGCACGTGCCCATCGGGGGTGTCCACGGGTTCCGCAACGAGTCCGGAGAGCCGGCGTCGATGCTGCTGCACTTCGCGCCCGGCGCACCCCGCGAGGGCTACTTCGAAGGGCTGCTGGACTTCGGCTCGATGTCCGCGGAGGAGAAGGAAGAGTTCTACCGCGAGCACGACAACTTCTGGCTCTAGATCGTCCGCCACAGCTCGCAGTGGTGGTCGGCAGCGCTGCCCGCCAACGGTTCGACGTGCGGATACCTCGGCCAGCCGGGGTCACCGCGGCGGGCGAAGCGGGTCCAGGCGTCGACCATGCGGTCGGACAGTTCCTGCTGGTCCGGCGACAGCCGCGGGCCGGGGAACAGGTAGGCCAGTTCGGTGCCGTGCGCCGCGCCCAGCGGAAACCCGTCGGTGGGGATCCGCTGGGCGTTCGGTGCGGTGCGGTCCCCGAACTCGTAGCCGTAGGCCGCCAGGGCCCGGTTGGCCTCGAGCGTGGTGCACGACCAGCCGGCGTCGGTGAGCAGGGTCGCCCAGGCGAGGGCAGGCGTGGGCTTCGGCGGATAGACGGCACGCACGCGTGGCGCGGCCGGGCCGAACGAGTCCGCGAGCAACTCGTCGTACTTGGCTTCGTCGATCGTGAGACCCGCCGCGAGCGCGGGCGCGACGTAGAAGCGCATCTCGTCGCGGTTGGAACCCTGCAGCACCGGTACCCGGTGGAAGCGCCCGGCCCGGAGCGCGGTCGCCGGATCGTCGCCGACGGCGAAGCCCGGGAAGGAGAACCGGGACATGAGATCGGTGGTGGCCAGCTCGGCCGTGGGCTTGGCGCGCAGACAGGCCAGGTCGCCGCACCCCAGTTGACGTAGCGTCCGCGCGGTCATGGTCGCGACCTGGTCCTTCGGCCACCACGGACGATATGCCGGCACACCCGGCGCGATGCCGTTCCTCGGTATCTCGGTGAGGCACGACCCGGATTCGATTATCGCCTTGTCGAACAGGCCCTCCGAGGCCGGTGAGGTGAGGTGGGAACACACGCTCATCCCGCCTGCGGACTCCCCGAACAGGGTGACGTTCCGCGGGTCGCCGCCGAACGCGGTCGCGTTGGCGCGCACCCACCGCAGGGCCGCCGCCTGGTCGGCCAACCCGAAGTTGCCGCCCAGGAAGCCGAAGATGCCCAGGCGGTAGTTCACGGTGACCACGACCGTGTTGCCCCGGGTGGCCAGGCGGCGTCCGTCGTAGTCGGTGCTGGTGCCGTAGGTGAAGCCGCCGCCGTGCAGCCAGACCATGACCGGGCGGTTCCGGTCGTCGTTGGCCGGCTCGGTGACGTTCAGGTACAGGCAGTCCTCGGAACCGTTCAGCCCCGGGCCACCGGTCTTCGCCTGGGCGCACGACGGCGGCGGCCGGGTGGCGTCGCGGGTGCCGTTCCACGGTCGCGCGGGCTCGGGCGGCTTCCACCGGGTGGGCGGCGCCGCGTACGGGATGCCCTGATAGGTGCGGTGATCGCCGTGGTCGGTGCCGCGGATCATCCCGTGATCCGTGCGGACCACCGGGGCGTCGGGAGTCGCACCCGTGCACGCGGAGAGGGCCAGCAGCAGGACAGCGATTGATTTGCGCATGGATCCGGCTTATCGCGCCACCCGCGGACGACGAATCGGCCGATGCGCGAGACCCGATCCACCTTTGGTCGCAGCGCGGTCGGGGTCGGACGTCCACATACGCCCACGCTTACGGCTTCGGTCGTCCGGTTCCGGCACTACGACCGGCTACGTAGGACGGGATACGACGGCACGCGGACGCCGCCGGACCGCGGGTCCGCCAGCGTGGACGCATGACGAAATCACGGCTTCTCCTCGGCGGCGGCCTGCTCGTGGCGTGCGTCGGCCTGGTGATCGAGTTCTTCGCCGGCGTGGTGGATTTCCCGACGATCCCGCCCGGGCCGTTCATCCTGGGCATCTCCGGGATCATCGTGTTCGCGCTCGGCCGGGCGCGGTGGCCGCTCGTCCTCGGGTTCGTCGCCGCGCTGTTCATCACCGTCGGCGGACTGATCGAAGGCTCGGTGTGGGGGCGCATCGCCGACCCGGGCGAGACCGCCGACTGGATCGGCGTGCTCCTGCAGTGGCCCGGCCAGGTGGTCGCGCTGGTCGCCGGCGCCCTGGCGATCCGGAAGGCCTACCTCCGCCGGCGACTCAGCCGGGTGTGACCGCCAGCCCGAGACCCCGGCGCCCGATGTCGGACAGGTCGTCGGCCTGGAAGCGGTTCGACCAGGACTGCTCGTAGTGCTCCTCGGGGAAGTCGCTCGGGCTCGACCCGGTGAGGAACGCGTCACGCACCTGCGCCGCGTACTGCTCGTTACGCGGGCACCACGGCGCGGCCGGGATGTACATGACGTTGCCCCAGCCCTGCTGGTTTTCCACCGGTGCGACGCTGTGGATCATGTCGCAGTGCCACCAGACCGAGTCACCGGCACCGACGTCCGGGATACCGCTGAGCGCCTCGATCAGCAGCGGGTGCCACTTCTCGCTCGCCGGGAAGACC contains:
- a CDS encoding carboxylesterase/lipase family protein; the encoded protein is MRKSIAVLLLALSACTGATPDAPVVRTDHGMIRGTDHGDHRTYQGIPYAAPPTRWKPPEPARPWNGTRDATRPPPSCAQAKTGGPGLNGSEDCLYLNVTEPANDDRNRPVMVWLHGGGFTYGTSTDYDGRRLATRGNTVVVTVNYRLGIFGFLGGNFGLADQAAALRWVRANATAFGGDPRNVTLFGESAGGMSVCSHLTSPASEGLFDKAIIESGSCLTEIPRNGIAPGVPAYRPWWPKDQVATMTARTLRQLGCGDLACLRAKPTAELATTDLMSRFSFPGFAVGDDPATALRAGRFHRVPVLQGSNRDEMRFYVAPALAAGLTIDEAKYDELLADSFGPAAPRVRAVYPPKPTPALAWATLLTDAGWSCTTLEANRALAAYGYEFGDRTAPNAQRIPTDGFPLGAAHGTELAYLFPGPRLSPDQQELSDRMVDAWTRFARRGDPGWPRYPHVEPLAGSAADHHCELWRTI
- a CDS encoding RNA polymerase sigma factor, producing the protein MASAEQQFDEFYTRHYAIVAAQIALYLGDRAEAEDIAQEAFCRAWNRWSQVSSYDNPAGWVHMVAHRLAISRWRRLRTALTHRLRYRTEVVPPPDPGRVDLVSALATLPDAHRRVVVLHYLADLGVDEIAAREGVPVGTVKSWLHRGRTRLATALDQREGASQ
- a CDS encoding alpha/beta fold hydrolase produces the protein MLLFPGAATSRWLGLAAGVPDALRARVISIDRPGLGASDPAPGRSLLDWADDVAELGLDRPVAIAYSQGAPFGLACAHRGVISALAVVSGTDELAAPAVCDRLRPDVRTLVRLPEAEAREAFAVVADPDTMIEMVLSMSSDADREIYTEPSFTAAYRRALTEAFAQGTDGYVTDTLLSTTRWPFDPAEIRVPVTLWYGARDTSPVHSPDFGASLARRIPGATHHMLPDEGGALLWTRGCDIVGSL
- a CDS encoding YciI family protein, with the protein product MSSKPQYAVFIYEAVPPEELPPEVMNGHLTLPDRIADQGGRVVAGLGFQDSSTATVIRGGLLTDGPFVETKEALAGVYVLEARDLDHALELAKLTPIVTGGVEVRPLVDFQVLD
- a CDS encoding RNA polymerase sigma factor — its product is MRAEHAVADAHRREWARVLAATVRVTRDLDLAEECVQDAYVSALVAWERDGVPDRPGAWLTTAARNKALNALAREQTLRSKLPLLIEREGEIVSDDRLRLVFTCCHPALAPEARIALTLRLVCGVSTADVASAFLVPEPTMAARITRAKKKIAAARIPYRVPEQHELPARLDDVLTAVHLLGTTGHTAPSGDTLVRTDVAECALDLARMLHALLPGEAEATGLVALLVVHKSRESTRTDAAGRLLRLADQDRSAWDRALIAEADRLVLSALRAGPPGRFTLQAAIAALHAQAPTYAETDWPQILTLYDALLRTWPTPVVALNRAVAVAMVSGPAAGLAALEPIEASGELARYQYLPATKADFLRRCGRDAEAREEYARALTLTDNAAERAFLERELG
- a CDS encoding class I SAM-dependent methyltransferase gives rise to the protein MRATAVGPGSRVLDVGCGSGEFLTELAGRGVRVAGVDPADGMVHLARRAAPEADVRLADAESLPWPDGEFDVVTAINALQFADDPDAAAAELLRVAAPGGWVAVANWAERSGNELDAIDAALNDEPGIDGELRLPDGLAELLADVGADVVESGLIDVPFEVPDENALVAAILFGEDPDSAPLVVEAARPFRTESGGYRFHNRFRYALARR
- a CDS encoding NUDIX hydrolase, with amino-acid sequence MTTSKPLLILIAGPYRSGTGDDPELMASNLRKLEEAAWPIFRAGHVPMIGEWVALPVLHGAGGSGPLDPVAEQIMYPTAQRLLQHCDAVLRLPGASTGADQDVAIARDRGLPVWFQLEDVPGVAA
- a CDS encoding cupin domain-containing protein gives rise to the protein MSYPPPLYDGEHGELTATYRRPDAKPELTYPNGNTVHYLATSESTGGLFGLYRWDMGPEPSGPGPHFHRSIAESFYILSGRVRIYDGTRWIETSPGDWVHVPIGGVHGFRNESGEPASMLLHFAPGAPREGYFEGLLDFGSMSAEEKEEFYREHDNFWL
- a CDS encoding PPOX class F420-dependent oxidoreductase, producing MTAAEEIARSKHISLTTYRKDGTPVATPVWQVPHDGELWIVTEAESWKVKRIRNNPQVEVVACDVRGKIAPGAPTASGTARLLDDTGTARARKLLADRYLMSRIGNAFARLVRMRRPPMIGVVVTL
- a CDS encoding DeoR/GlpR family DNA-binding transcription regulator, which gives rise to MLAAQRQELLLRRLESEGRIVAKDIAAELQISEDSIRRDLRELAAAGLCQRVYGGALPVSPAIADLQTRTNVQPDSKLRVATRAARLITPGTTAILDGGTTALAVARSLPPDLRATIVTHSPTVASALVDHPTVEIHVIGGRIFKHSAVACGAAAVEAAAGINADVFLMGVTGVHATAGLTTGDADEAAMKRALSRRAADTYVLASAEKIGAASRFAVLGPGDVAGIITDVAPDHPTLRDLTAAGINVLTA